A region from the uncultured Macellibacteroides sp. genome encodes:
- the rlmD gene encoding 23S rRNA (uracil(1939)-C(5))-methyltransferase RlmD produces MARNKKPLPLFEKVTITDVAAEGKAIAKINDLVVFIPYVAPGDIVDVQITRKKNSYAEGKAVYFHSLSDKRAVPFCQHFGICGGCKWQHLPYEEQLKYKHKQVIDNLTRIGKVNLEEVLPILGSEKTTYYRNKLEFTFSNKKWLTEEEIGSDKSFDCMNAVGFHIPGMFDKVLDIKDCWLQSDLSNQIRLSIREYCLTHDGFPFFDLRNQEGLMRTLIVRTASTGELMVIVVFFKDEEDKREALLSHIASQFPQITSLLYIINTKCNDTITDQEVNVYKGKDHIIEEMEGLKFKVGPKSFYQTNSEQAYNLYKIARSFAGLTGNEMVYDLYTGTGTIANFVSGKAKKVIGIEYVPEAIEDAKVNSALNNIENTLFFAGDMKDILTQEFISQHGKPDVIITDPPRAGMHDDVINTILFAEPERIVYVSCNPATQARDLGLLSVKYVVKKVQPVDMFPHTHHVENVVLLEKISI; encoded by the coding sequence TTGGCAAGAAATAAGAAACCGTTACCTTTATTTGAGAAGGTAACTATTACAGATGTGGCTGCAGAAGGTAAAGCCATCGCTAAGATAAATGACCTTGTTGTTTTCATTCCTTATGTAGCTCCCGGAGACATTGTAGATGTACAAATAACGCGTAAAAAGAACAGCTATGCCGAAGGAAAAGCTGTATACTTTCACTCTCTTTCCGATAAAAGGGCAGTTCCTTTTTGTCAGCATTTCGGAATTTGCGGAGGTTGTAAGTGGCAACATCTTCCCTACGAAGAGCAGCTTAAGTATAAGCATAAGCAAGTAATAGATAATCTTACCCGAATAGGAAAAGTAAATCTTGAAGAGGTTTTACCCATCTTGGGATCAGAGAAAACAACTTATTACCGCAATAAATTAGAATTCACTTTTTCAAATAAAAAATGGCTAACTGAGGAAGAAATCGGATCCGATAAATCTTTCGACTGCATGAATGCTGTTGGATTTCATATTCCGGGCATGTTTGATAAAGTACTTGACATTAAAGATTGCTGGTTGCAAAGCGATTTATCCAATCAAATCAGATTAAGCATCAGAGAATATTGCCTTACACACGATGGCTTTCCTTTCTTCGATTTGCGCAATCAGGAGGGTCTGATGCGTACGTTAATCGTACGAACAGCATCAACCGGGGAATTAATGGTAATCGTTGTTTTCTTCAAAGATGAAGAAGATAAAAGAGAAGCTCTCCTTTCTCATATTGCAAGCCAGTTCCCTCAGATAACTTCTTTACTATATATTATCAATACGAAGTGTAATGATACTATTACCGATCAGGAAGTTAATGTTTATAAGGGAAAAGATCACATTATAGAGGAGATGGAAGGCCTTAAATTCAAGGTTGGTCCTAAATCCTTTTATCAGACCAATAGCGAACAGGCATATAACCTATACAAGATTGCCCGGAGTTTTGCCGGTTTAACCGGAAACGAAATGGTTTACGATTTGTACACCGGCACTGGAACAATTGCAAATTTTGTATCGGGAAAAGCAAAAAAAGTAATTGGAATCGAATATGTTCCCGAAGCGATTGAAGACGCTAAAGTAAACTCGGCATTAAACAATATAGAAAACACACTCTTCTTTGCCGGAGACATGAAAGATATACTTACACAAGAATTTATATCCCAACATGGCAAACCCGATGTTATTATTACAGATCCACCCAGAGCAGGAATGCACGACGATGTAATCAATACAATCCTTTTTGCTGAACCGGAACGTATTGTCTATGTTAGCTGTAATCCTGCTACTCAGGCAAGAGATTTAGGTTTGCTTAGTGTAAAATATGTTGTTAAGAAAGTTCAACCAGTTGATATGTTTCCCCACACTCATCATGTGGAAAATGTTGTATTGTTAGAAAAAATATCTATTTAG
- the ppdK gene encoding pyruvate, phosphate dikinase has protein sequence MNKKRVYTFGDGKAEGQANMKNLLGGKGANLAEMNLIGVPVPPGFTITTEVCSEYYELGKDNVVSLLQEDVKKAIANIEHLMNATFGDIENPLLVSVRSGARASMPGMMDTILNLGLNDDVVEGLIRKTNNPRFAWDSYRRFVQMYGDVVLGMKPVNKEDIDPFEAIIEELKEARGVKLDNELSVDDLKEMVLKFKKAVKKQTGHDFPTSAYEQLWGAVCAVFDSWMNERAIFYRKMEGIPAEWGTAVTVQAMVFGNMGETSATGVCFSRDAGSGEDLFNGEYLINAQGEDVVAGIRTPQQITKIGSQRWAELACISEEDRRSKYPSMEEAMPSIYLQLDALQTKLENHYRDMQDMEFTVQEDKLWFLQTRNGKRTGFAMVKIAVDLLHQGMIDEKTAILRVEPNKLDELLHPVFDKNALKKAHVIAKGLPASPGAATGQIVFFADDAANWYEDGKKVIMVRIETSPEDLAGMAVAEGILTARGGMTSHAAVVARGMGKCCVSGAGALKIDYKNKTVEVGGITFNEGDYISLNGSNGEVYEGKVDTSAAELSDDFRELMTLADKYTKLKVRTNADTPHDAEIARSFGAVGIGLCRTEHMFFEGEKIKAMREMILSEDTAGRINALSKILPYQQNDFKGIFRAMAGCPVTVRLLDPPLHEFVPHDLKGQEDMALMMGVSIKKIQERVESLSEHNPMLGHRGCRLGNTYPEITEMQTRAILGAALELKAEGVLTFPEIMVPLVGIVNEFQEQKKIINNTAEKLFSEVGDTIPFSIGTMIEVPRAALTADQVASSAEFFSFGTNDLTQMTFGYSRDDIGSFLPVYLDKKILQVDPFQVLDQVGVGQLIRMATEKGRSVRPDLKCGICGEHGGEPSSVKFCHKIGLNYVSCSPFRVPIARLAAAQAAIEE, from the coding sequence ATGAATAAAAAAAGAGTTTACACTTTTGGTGACGGAAAAGCCGAAGGACAAGCCAATATGAAGAATCTATTGGGAGGAAAAGGTGCTAACCTTGCCGAAATGAACTTAATAGGCGTTCCGGTTCCTCCTGGTTTTACAATCACAACCGAAGTATGTTCTGAATACTATGAACTGGGGAAAGATAATGTTGTGTCTTTGCTTCAGGAAGATGTGAAAAAGGCAATAGCAAACATTGAACATTTAATGAATGCCACATTTGGAGATATAGAAAATCCACTGCTCGTTTCTGTTCGTTCGGGAGCTCGCGCATCTATGCCGGGGATGATGGATACAATTCTTAATCTTGGGTTAAACGATGATGTTGTGGAGGGCTTGATTCGGAAAACAAATAATCCGCGCTTTGCCTGGGATTCTTACCGGCGGTTTGTTCAAATGTACGGAGATGTTGTGTTAGGAATGAAACCTGTCAACAAAGAAGACATTGATCCTTTTGAAGCGATTATCGAAGAGCTGAAGGAGGCTAGGGGAGTCAAGCTTGATAATGAATTGAGCGTTGATGATCTGAAGGAAATGGTTTTGAAGTTTAAAAAAGCGGTTAAAAAACAAACCGGACACGATTTTCCCACATCTGCTTACGAACAACTGTGGGGAGCTGTCTGTGCAGTTTTTGATTCCTGGATGAATGAACGTGCCATATTTTATCGCAAAATGGAGGGTATTCCTGCTGAATGGGGTACCGCGGTAACAGTTCAGGCTATGGTATTCGGAAATATGGGTGAAACGTCAGCAACCGGAGTCTGCTTTTCAAGGGATGCTGGTAGTGGTGAGGATTTATTTAATGGTGAGTATCTTATTAATGCGCAAGGGGAAGATGTGGTTGCAGGGATACGGACTCCACAACAGATTACCAAGATAGGATCTCAACGTTGGGCGGAATTGGCTTGTATATCTGAAGAAGATAGAAGATCTAAATATCCTTCAATGGAAGAAGCGATGCCTTCGATTTATCTTCAGCTGGATGCATTGCAGACTAAATTGGAGAATCACTATCGGGATATGCAGGATATGGAGTTTACGGTACAAGAGGATAAACTTTGGTTCCTTCAAACGCGTAATGGTAAACGAACCGGATTTGCTATGGTGAAAATAGCCGTAGATCTTTTACATCAGGGAATGATTGATGAAAAGACAGCGATTCTTCGTGTTGAACCGAATAAATTAGACGAGCTTCTACATCCTGTTTTTGATAAAAATGCACTTAAAAAAGCTCATGTAATTGCAAAGGGATTGCCCGCTTCTCCGGGGGCTGCTACAGGTCAGATTGTTTTCTTTGCTGATGATGCAGCCAATTGGTATGAAGACGGTAAAAAAGTGATAATGGTTCGTATTGAAACATCTCCTGAAGATTTAGCCGGAATGGCAGTTGCTGAGGGTATTTTAACGGCCAGAGGTGGTATGACTTCTCACGCAGCTGTTGTTGCCCGAGGGATGGGTAAATGTTGTGTGTCTGGTGCAGGCGCATTAAAAATCGATTATAAAAATAAAACGGTAGAAGTTGGAGGAATTACTTTTAATGAAGGCGATTATATTTCATTGAATGGTTCAAATGGGGAGGTTTATGAAGGGAAAGTTGATACGAGCGCTGCTGAATTGTCGGACGATTTCAGAGAACTGATGACTTTGGCTGATAAATATACAAAGCTAAAAGTAAGAACGAACGCTGATACCCCGCATGATGCAGAAATTGCCCGATCTTTCGGAGCTGTTGGGATTGGTTTGTGCCGTACTGAACATATGTTTTTTGAAGGAGAAAAGATTAAAGCAATGCGGGAAATGATTCTTTCTGAAGATACAGCTGGAAGAATAAATGCACTCTCCAAAATACTTCCTTATCAGCAAAATGACTTTAAAGGGATTTTTAGAGCTATGGCGGGGTGTCCTGTTACTGTTCGTCTTTTGGATCCGCCATTGCATGAATTTGTACCTCATGATTTAAAAGGACAGGAAGATATGGCTTTAATGATGGGTGTTTCAATTAAAAAAATTCAAGAACGAGTTGAATCTTTGTCAGAGCATAATCCTATGTTGGGACACCGCGGATGTCGTTTAGGAAACACTTATCCGGAAATTACTGAAATGCAAACCAGGGCAATCTTAGGTGCGGCTTTGGAGTTGAAAGCTGAAGGGGTTTTAACGTTTCCTGAAATTATGGTTCCTCTTGTAGGAATAGTTAATGAATTTCAAGAACAAAAGAAAATAATTAATAATACTGCCGAAAAGTTGTTTTCAGAAGTTGGAGATACTATTCCATTCAGCATTGGCACAATGATCGAAGTACCAAGAGCAGCTCTTACCGCAGATCAGGTTGCTTCTTCTGCAGAATTTTTCTCTTTTGGTACAAACGATCTAACGCAGATGACATTTGGCTATTCACGTGATGATATTGGTTCTTTTCTCCCCGTAT